In one window of Poriferisphaera corsica DNA:
- a CDS encoding MarR family winged helix-turn-helix transcriptional regulator, whose translation MEQRLKEIIDVSEELGDCLVFNAISRVDRAGKDALSGLTGRQIHVVVGLSKIEPCSLKAAAKRMGVSDASASVMVDTLVGKGMLRRVRDEHDRRKVLISLTDEVRQSMEEIDEEIWATYVRFTKKLDDDVLDRWHAVMGELKEVLDECRDEFE comes from the coding sequence ATGGAGCAGCGGCTTAAAGAGATCATTGACGTGAGTGAGGAACTGGGTGATTGCTTGGTTTTCAATGCGATTAGTCGTGTTGATCGAGCGGGGAAGGACGCATTGTCGGGGTTAACGGGACGGCAGATTCATGTGGTGGTGGGTTTGTCGAAGATCGAGCCATGCAGTTTGAAAGCTGCGGCAAAGCGGATGGGTGTAAGCGATGCGAGTGCGAGTGTGATGGTGGACACATTAGTGGGGAAGGGGATGCTCAGGCGGGTGAGGGATGAGCATGATCGACGAAAGGTGTTGATTAGCCTGACGGATGAGGTGAGGCAGAGTATGGAGGAGATTGATGAGGAGATTTGGGCGACGTATGTGAGATTTACAAAGAAGTTAGATGATGATGTGCTGGACAGGTGGCATGCGGTGATGGGGGAATTAAAGGAGGTTCTCGATGAGTGCCGAGACGAGTTTGAATGA
- a CDS encoding MATE family efflux transporter produces the protein MSAETSLNEQAEMAVGKMAHLGEKPVLGLLMGFFAPAMVGMMTHALYNLVDKIYVGQGVGAIGLGALTVVFPVMMVGFGVSLLYGAGGAALISLRMGEGKVREAEKYLSGAIGMSLLMGVVLVGVVMWWQEDVLRLFGANDELMGDAKAYLFWILVGFPMLSAGFVMNFAIRAEGRPTVSVVIMMISTVVNIVLDPILIFGLEMGVAGAALATCLSQTVTLMLGVVYYAGGWSVLKVKMRLLLPRWGVLRPMLLLGLPACLADALFAVQQLFMNQKLVEHGGTMGVAAMGVIFGVMTVAVMPMFAMGDGLQPVVGFNYGAKLYGRVREALLWTSGLVWLLGGVMILPVVVWPELFVWMFTGGDEALMVESVRGLRVFSLGVPLFGMCFVMTRYYQAIGRGGIAMVLSTLKPLVMFVPPLYVMAWLWGMKGVWASEPVSGVLSMVVVGWVMLLELRSGRGEAAAVEA, from the coding sequence ATGAGTGCCGAGACGAGTTTGAATGAGCAAGCCGAAATGGCAGTGGGGAAGATGGCACATTTAGGTGAGAAGCCGGTGCTGGGTTTGTTGATGGGTTTCTTTGCGCCGGCGATGGTGGGGATGATGACGCACGCGCTTTATAACTTGGTGGACAAGATTTATGTGGGACAGGGTGTAGGCGCGATAGGTTTGGGAGCATTGACGGTGGTGTTTCCGGTCATGATGGTGGGGTTTGGTGTGTCGTTGTTGTATGGGGCGGGGGGTGCTGCGCTGATTAGTTTACGGATGGGCGAGGGGAAGGTGAGGGAAGCGGAGAAGTATTTGAGTGGTGCGATTGGGATGTCGTTGTTGATGGGGGTGGTGTTGGTGGGTGTGGTGATGTGGTGGCAGGAGGATGTGTTGCGATTGTTCGGGGCGAACGATGAGTTGATGGGCGATGCGAAGGCATATTTATTTTGGATATTGGTTGGATTTCCGATGTTGTCGGCAGGTTTTGTGATGAATTTCGCGATAAGAGCGGAGGGGCGCCCGACGGTTTCGGTGGTGATTATGATGATTTCGACCGTGGTGAACATCGTTCTGGATCCGATTTTGATTTTTGGGTTGGAGATGGGTGTTGCGGGTGCGGCGCTGGCGACGTGTTTATCACAGACGGTAACGTTGATGTTGGGGGTGGTTTATTATGCGGGTGGTTGGAGTGTGTTGAAGGTGAAGATGAGGTTGTTGTTGCCACGTTGGGGGGTATTGCGGCCGATGTTGCTGTTAGGTTTGCCGGCCTGTTTGGCTGATGCGCTTTTTGCGGTGCAGCAGCTGTTTATGAATCAGAAGTTGGTTGAGCATGGTGGGACGATGGGTGTTGCGGCGATGGGTGTTATTTTTGGGGTGATGACAGTGGCGGTGATGCCGATGTTTGCGATGGGGGATGGGCTGCAGCCGGTGGTTGGGTTTAACTACGGGGCGAAGTTGTACGGGCGGGTGAGGGAAGCATTGCTTTGGACGAGTGGATTGGTGTGGTTATTGGGTGGTGTGATGATTTTGCCGGTGGTGGTTTGGCCAGAATTGTTTGTGTGGATGTTTACGGGTGGTGATGAAGCTTTGATGGTGGAATCAGTGCGGGGATTGAGGGTGTTTAGCTTAGGGGTACCGTTGTTTGGGATGTGTTTTGTGATGACGCGATACTACCAGGCGATCGGTCGTGGGGGGATTGCGATGGTGTTGTCGACATTGAAGCCGTTGGTGATGTTTGTGCCGCCGCTGTATGTGATGGCGTGGTTGTGGGGGATGAAGGGCGTGTGGGCTAGTGAACCTGTTAGCGGTGTATTGAGTATGGTTGTGGTGGGTTGGGTGATGCTGTTGGAGCTGCGATCTGGTCGCGGTGAAGCGGCTGCGGTGGAGGCGTGA
- a CDS encoding aminotransferase-like domain-containing protein, with translation MRSWNYGRSWKMSEQPSKKFGFSSRGRRSVDQPISYLIAKAVENPDLISLAAGLVDYETLPGEESLEILKDILGDKKRSEAALQYGMTEGSGELRDELYKHFCELEGMSEAEFTGSAKDIVVSTGSQQLLHMLADLVLDEGDVVISSWPSYFVFTGVLSAMGSTVRSVDIDEGGMKPEELDKMLASYEATGQLDRVKMVYLVSYHQNPTGITLAEERKPEILEIVKKYSKNHKILIIEDAAYRELTYGGKAPASMKVWDKDNEYVALLQTFSKPFAPGYKTGYGLIPTDLIDGLILNKGGRDFGSSNLAQHVLAEAMRRGVFKKHVEKLCAKYAEKRDAMLEALEKYVGPLAPNEIEWTNPSGGLYVWLTLPEGIDTGKDGKLFAKKLEKGVIGVPGVYCYPDDPAREIPVNKIRLSFGTPTKEQVVEGIKRLGEAIAHVLEEEGVAKK, from the coding sequence ATGAGATCATGGAATTATGGAAGGTCGTGGAAGATGAGCGAGCAGCCGTCAAAGAAGTTTGGGTTTTCGAGTCGAGGTCGTCGTAGTGTGGATCAGCCGATCAGTTATCTGATTGCGAAGGCGGTTGAGAATCCTGATTTGATTTCATTGGCTGCGGGGCTGGTGGATTATGAGACACTTCCGGGTGAGGAAAGTTTGGAAATCCTGAAGGATATTTTGGGCGATAAGAAGCGTAGCGAAGCGGCGTTGCAGTATGGTATGACTGAGGGATCGGGCGAGCTTCGTGATGAGCTATATAAGCATTTCTGCGAGTTGGAGGGGATGAGCGAAGCTGAGTTTACGGGCAGTGCGAAGGATATTGTTGTGAGCACAGGCTCGCAGCAGTTGTTGCATATGTTGGCGGACTTGGTTTTGGATGAAGGGGATGTGGTGATCAGTAGTTGGCCGAGCTATTTTGTGTTTACCGGTGTGCTGTCGGCAATGGGTTCGACGGTACGCAGTGTGGACATTGATGAAGGTGGGATGAAGCCAGAAGAGTTGGACAAGATGCTGGCGAGCTATGAAGCAACGGGGCAGTTGGATCGCGTGAAGATGGTGTACCTTGTGAGTTACCATCAAAATCCAACGGGTATCACGTTGGCTGAAGAGCGGAAGCCTGAGATTTTGGAGATCGTTAAGAAGTACTCGAAGAATCATAAGATTTTGATTATTGAGGATGCTGCTTATCGTGAGTTGACGTATGGGGGGAAGGCGCCGGCGTCGATGAAGGTTTGGGATAAGGACAATGAGTATGTGGCATTGCTGCAGACGTTCAGCAAGCCGTTTGCGCCGGGGTACAAGACGGGCTATGGTTTGATACCAACGGACTTGATTGACGGTTTGATATTAAACAAGGGTGGGCGTGACTTTGGTTCGAGCAATTTGGCTCAGCACGTTTTGGCGGAGGCGATGAGGCGGGGTGTGTTTAAGAAGCATGTGGAGAAGCTTTGTGCGAAGTATGCTGAGAAGCGTGACGCGATGTTAGAAGCGCTTGAGAAGTACGTTGGGCCGCTTGCGCCAAATGAGATTGAATGGACAAATCCGAGTGGCGGTTTGTATGTTTGGCTGACGCTTCCAGAGGGTATTGATACGGGTAAGGATGGAAAGCTATTTGCGAAGAAATTGGAGAAGGGTGTGATTGGTGTGCCGGGTGTTTACTGTTATCCGGATGACCCGGCGAGAGAGATTCCGGTGAATAAGATTCGCTTGAGTTTCGGTACGCCGACGAAGGAACAGGTTGTTGAAGGTATCAAACGCTTAGGCGAGGCGATCGCTCACGTTCTTGAAGAAGAAGGTGTGGCGAAGAAATAA
- the dgt gene encoding dGTP triphosphohydrolase, with translation MMEWKALLNGERFYDASRGAGDVRSELQRDYDRALFSSAVRRLQHKAQVFPLEPNDKVRNRLTHSHEVSCIARSLAERWVSGYGANRGLDEEVRLGVPVVCATVGLLHDLGNPPFGHAGEMAIAEWFERHDEEVFGGVLDEDDKEAIWVREDFLKFEGNAQTMRIILKLQSILGDSGLNLTYGTLSACRKYVGRSIDVCKDDQGYKKPGFFWYERERVRKVEIRTDCVGDDGRGVRHPLTYLVEAADDIVYSTVDLEDALSKGVLNWEMLKKELLRRVKDAGQKNVLAEIIEQIDERLEKYIVVDVATERNTVAGQLLRTMLIGRFIESMVRAFDEHYDAIMKGEFGDELVAVSDVCEIVKACKGVGFDHIYVIVANSKLEVMGRKVIHDLMDLFWDAVKDYEGRDSLKGSGYGEKVWRIMSANYRGLFETWYEQADSELERQILKLHLVTDYVCGMTDHYARELHRELLGW, from the coding sequence ATGATGGAATGGAAAGCATTATTGAATGGTGAACGGTTTTATGACGCGAGTCGAGGGGCAGGTGATGTACGTTCAGAATTGCAACGTGATTATGATCGGGCGCTATTTTCGAGTGCGGTAAGGCGATTGCAGCATAAAGCGCAGGTATTTCCGCTTGAGCCGAATGATAAGGTGAGGAATAGGTTGACGCATTCGCATGAGGTGAGTTGTATTGCGCGGAGTTTGGCGGAGAGATGGGTTAGTGGATATGGGGCTAACCGAGGGTTAGACGAGGAGGTTCGATTGGGGGTGCCTGTGGTGTGTGCGACGGTGGGGTTGTTGCATGATTTGGGGAACCCGCCGTTTGGCCATGCTGGCGAGATGGCGATTGCGGAGTGGTTTGAAAGGCATGACGAAGAGGTATTTGGGGGTGTATTAGATGAGGATGATAAGGAAGCGATATGGGTGAGAGAAGATTTTTTGAAGTTTGAAGGTAATGCGCAGACGATGCGGATCATCTTAAAATTGCAAAGTATTTTGGGGGATAGTGGCTTGAATTTGACGTATGGGACGTTGAGTGCATGTCGTAAGTATGTCGGGCGGTCGATCGATGTCTGCAAGGATGATCAGGGGTATAAGAAGCCGGGCTTTTTTTGGTATGAGCGGGAGCGTGTTCGCAAAGTGGAAATACGGACGGATTGTGTTGGTGATGATGGGCGCGGGGTAAGGCATCCGTTGACGTACTTAGTCGAGGCTGCGGATGATATTGTCTATAGCACAGTTGATTTGGAAGACGCTTTAAGTAAAGGGGTTTTGAATTGGGAGATGTTAAAAAAAGAGCTGTTAAGGCGAGTGAAAGATGCGGGACAGAAAAATGTTTTAGCTGAGATTATTGAGCAGATTGATGAGCGTCTTGAAAAATATATTGTTGTGGATGTTGCCACGGAAAGAAATACGGTTGCAGGGCAATTATTGCGAACGATGTTGATTGGCCGATTTATCGAATCGATGGTTAGAGCGTTTGATGAACACTATGATGCGATTATGAAAGGTGAGTTTGGCGATGAGTTGGTTGCGGTTAGTGATGTGTGTGAGATCGTTAAAGCATGTAAAGGGGTTGGGTTTGATCATATATATGTGATTGTGGCTAACTCAAAGTTAGAGGTCATGGGTCGAAAAGTGATTCATGATTTGATGGATCTTTTTTGGGATGCAGTAAAGGATTATGAAGGTCGTGATAGTCTAAAGGGGAGTGGGTATGGTGAAAAAGTTTGGCGTATTATGTCGGCTAATTATCGGGGGTTATTTGAGACGTGGTATGAACAAGCGGATAGTGAGCTGGAGCGTCAAATCTTGAAGCTGCATCTGGTAACAGATTATGTTTGTGGCATGACGGATCATTATGCAAGGGAGTTGCATCGCGAATTGCTTGGGTGGTAA
- a CDS encoding DUF378 domain-containing protein, giving the protein MKSIDVIAAILLVIGGLNWALVGLFQFDLVAAIFGGVDTFLARLVYIVVGAAAVWQIAQFKAIQIRWSQTSMN; this is encoded by the coding sequence ATGAAGTCGATTGATGTGATAGCAGCAATTCTGCTGGTGATCGGTGGTTTGAACTGGGCGTTGGTTGGTTTGTTCCAGTTTGATCTGGTTGCCGCAATCTTTGGTGGCGTGGACACGTTCCTCGCACGTCTGGTGTATATCGTTGTTGGTGCTGCTGCTGTATGGCAGATTGCACAATTCAAAGCGATCCAGATCCGCTGGAGCCAGACAAGCATGAACTAA
- a CDS encoding fasciclin domain-containing protein, which translates to MANGLRKKYNAMIDARYFWFVVLMMLCMFLGFGVVLFISERAFGESVFEEDGPFLLRERSNVYEVVEEHDRFSVFETLVKHAKLVDELEGEGPMTLFAPTDDAFEDMEKGMLNALFMEKNRGLLVKVIVYHLSPRIFLAADVVNEEELPTIEGEKLVVEIRGDDVYLNGKELVGTDVVTGNGVVHAIDGVLIPRTVLEKLNENDDREKDES; encoded by the coding sequence ATGGCTAATGGGTTAAGAAAAAAATACAACGCCATGATTGATGCACGCTACTTTTGGTTTGTCGTGTTGATGATGTTATGTATGTTTTTGGGTTTTGGTGTTGTGTTGTTTATCAGTGAACGTGCGTTTGGTGAGTCTGTATTTGAAGAGGATGGGCCATTCTTGCTTAGAGAGAGAAGCAATGTGTATGAGGTTGTTGAGGAGCACGATCGGTTTTCGGTTTTTGAAACGTTGGTGAAGCACGCGAAATTGGTAGATGAATTAGAGGGGGAGGGGCCGATGACATTATTTGCGCCGACAGATGATGCGTTTGAGGATATGGAGAAGGGGATGCTTAATGCATTGTTTATGGAAAAGAATCGTGGATTATTGGTGAAAGTGATTGTTTATCACTTGTCGCCGCGGATTTTCCTGGCTGCGGATGTTGTGAATGAAGAAGAGTTGCCAACAATCGAGGGCGAGAAGTTGGTGGTGGAGATACGTGGTGATGATGTTTATTTGAATGGAAAAGAATTGGTCGGAACAGATGTTGTCACGGGGAATGGTGTTGTTCACGCAATCGATGGGGTGCTTATTCCTAGAACAGTATTAGAAAAGTTGAATGAGAATGATGATCGAGAAAAGGACGAGTCGTAG
- a CDS encoding fasciclin domain-containing protein, translating to MFKIEKLKTIGLMLAMTLPLGLVACSGETQQSSRDSVEMDDQSMMNRRDADRNASMGMDEPSTIVNVVIDRPQFETLATAVSEAQLKSALEASGPYTLFAPTNDAFNALPSGVLQKLLKPENRGKLQMVLKFHVVRGYFPADKVMKTSRMLTLEGQSLSVDVRGNEVYIDGARVTQTNLDAKNGVVHQIDKVLLPTGFDVNSLN from the coding sequence ATGTTTAAGATTGAAAAGTTGAAAACAATAGGGTTAATGTTAGCGATGACGTTGCCGTTGGGTTTGGTCGCGTGTAGTGGTGAGACTCAGCAGAGTAGCCGTGATTCGGTTGAGATGGATGATCAATCGATGATGAATCGACGCGACGCAGATAGAAATGCGTCAATGGGAATGGATGAGCCAAGCACGATTGTGAATGTAGTTATTGATCGTCCTCAGTTCGAAACATTGGCAACAGCGGTGAGTGAAGCGCAGTTGAAGAGTGCTTTGGAAGCCTCAGGGCCATATACGTTATTTGCACCAACCAATGATGCGTTTAATGCATTGCCTAGCGGTGTGCTTCAGAAGCTTCTCAAGCCTGAGAACCGTGGCAAACTGCAGATGGTTTTGAAGTTCCACGTGGTACGTGGTTACTTCCCAGCTGACAAGGTGATGAAGACTTCACGTATGTTGACGTTGGAAGGTCAATCGTTGAGCGTGGATGTGCGTGGTAATGAGGTTTATATTGATGGCGCGCGCGTAACGCAGACGAATCTGGATGCGAAAAATGGTGTCGTTCATCAGATCGATAAGGTTTTATTACCTACCGGTTTTGATGTGAATTCTCTGAACTAA
- the trmB gene encoding tRNA (guanosine(46)-N7)-methyltransferase TrmB, which yields MTSSHKQDVGKHGFEASDLPPFEDGALDVLKYFGFIDISLPLEIEIGSGKGTFLIQQAPQAPEINYLGIEYAKAYWRHAADRMRRHNLPNVRMLHAEAGFFLRNYVADDSVQQFHIYFPDPWPKARHNKRRLVQEGFLREVWSKLKVGGQISLATDHLDYFAWMEEHAAKVTDLFERHEFVSPESAGEGELVGTNFERKYREEGREFNGMILKRIG from the coding sequence ATGACTTCAAGCCATAAGCAGGACGTTGGTAAGCACGGATTCGAAGCTTCGGATTTACCGCCATTTGAGGATGGCGCGTTAGATGTGTTGAAATATTTCGGTTTTATCGACATATCTTTGCCTCTTGAGATCGAGATTGGGTCTGGTAAAGGCACATTCTTAATACAGCAGGCTCCCCAAGCACCTGAGATCAATTATTTGGGAATCGAATACGCGAAAGCGTATTGGCGTCATGCGGCTGATCGGATGAGAAGGCACAATCTGCCGAATGTAAGGATGCTGCATGCCGAGGCGGGGTTCTTTTTGCGGAATTATGTGGCAGATGATTCTGTACAGCAGTTTCATATCTATTTCCCAGATCCTTGGCCGAAAGCGAGGCATAACAAGCGACGGCTGGTACAAGAGGGGTTCTTGCGGGAAGTGTGGAGTAAGTTGAAGGTGGGTGGGCAGATCAGCTTAGCGACAGATCACCTAGACTATTTTGCATGGATGGAAGAACATGCTGCGAAGGTGACAGATCTCTTTGAGCGGCATGAGTTTGTGTCGCCAGAGAGTGCGGGTGAGGGGGAATTGGTGGGGACGAACTTTGAACGGAAGTATCGTGAAGAGGGCAGGGAGTTTAATGGGATGATCCTCAAACGGATTGGATAG
- a CDS encoding protease complex subunit PrcB family protein has translation MLKRIASVLVVAIVAGGFVAGCANSPKAAEGPEHSMSEPVAIKKAQAGSDEALNTAGVQVVNSDVELNELGADLDLQPNFDEESVVIVSLGEQNTGGYWVEITGVQQVGDTLYVQGVANQPAEDEMTTQVIEYPYAAVVVDKVDAVNVIPDLDQVSGKKK, from the coding sequence ATGTTGAAACGAATTGCGAGTGTGCTGGTTGTGGCAATTGTGGCAGGCGGCTTTGTCGCTGGTTGTGCCAATAGCCCGAAGGCTGCAGAAGGCCCCGAGCACAGCATGTCTGAACCTGTCGCAATCAAGAAGGCTCAGGCCGGTTCTGACGAAGCGTTGAACACGGCTGGTGTTCAGGTTGTGAACAGTGATGTTGAACTAAATGAGTTGGGTGCAGATCTTGATCTTCAGCCTAACTTTGATGAAGAGTCGGTTGTGATCGTCTCTTTGGGTGAGCAGAACACCGGTGGTTACTGGGTTGAGATTACCGGCGTTCAACAAGTCGGCGATACACTCTATGTTCAGGGTGTTGCTAATCAACCAGCTGAAGACGAGATGACGACTCAAGTTATTGAGTACCCATACGCTGCGGTTGTAGTCGACAAGGTTGATGCTGTGAACGTGATTCCTGACCTTGACCAGGTTTCTGGCAAGAAAAAATAA
- a CDS encoding TIGR03087 family PEP-CTERM/XrtA system glycosyltransferase has translation MADNAKQRKTQRNRTEPVARLGAYKERPNVLMLTHRVPYPPDRGDRIRSYHLLKELSRHFNVSLASFTEEDVTVEQKTKLDRLTRRFAIQRLNRNQKYFRAGMSLLKGKPITTSVFYDANLAKQLRQWHTEVRFDAVVTFCSGMVQHARDIVGGRLQAGCNIHGGGLHLLDLVDVDSVKWANLARQSSFLKRIIFQRESKLLREVELGLHDRIDVLSVVSKAELEVYEQIREHHCSVSPSVDSVVASHLHGFDQKGLRAFAVTNGVDLDYFKARFDKGAACYNIVFVGVLDYQPNIEAVQWFATQVMPRIRDRVPDAKFIVVGKRPAEAVRVLDGYMGTKVVGEVPDVRPHVYDAAVVVAPLKIAPGVQNKVLEAMAMQRVVVCSPEAAKGIDAMVGRDLLTADTVAQYADTITGLLRNPAAREAISQAARYRVEIGYDWHAVLNPLSQYLMRSVRPKAKKSQSKQAISKVTQATRLAA, from the coding sequence ATGGCAGACAATGCAAAACAACGGAAAACGCAACGTAACAGGACAGAACCTGTTGCACGTTTGGGTGCTTATAAAGAGCGGCCAAACGTGTTGATGTTGACGCATCGTGTGCCTTATCCGCCGGATCGCGGTGATCGAATCCGCAGTTATCATTTATTGAAAGAGCTAAGCCGTCATTTCAATGTTTCGCTTGCATCATTCACAGAAGAAGATGTTACGGTTGAGCAAAAGACGAAATTGGATCGTTTAACCAGACGGTTTGCGATACAGCGTCTCAATAGAAATCAGAAATATTTTAGAGCAGGCATGAGCTTGCTAAAGGGGAAACCGATCACGACATCGGTGTTTTACGATGCAAATTTGGCGAAACAACTTCGCCAATGGCATACAGAGGTACGGTTTGATGCGGTGGTGACATTTTGCTCGGGTATGGTCCAGCATGCTCGGGATATTGTTGGTGGTCGATTGCAAGCAGGATGCAATATTCATGGCGGGGGATTGCATCTGCTTGATTTAGTGGATGTGGATTCGGTGAAGTGGGCGAATTTGGCTCGGCAATCCAGTTTCTTGAAACGCATTATTTTTCAGCGTGAGTCCAAATTGTTACGAGAAGTTGAGCTGGGTTTACATGACCGAATTGATGTGTTGAGCGTGGTAAGCAAGGCTGAGCTTGAGGTCTATGAGCAGATTAGAGAGCATCATTGTTCAGTTTCTCCGTCGGTGGATAGTGTTGTGGCGAGCCATCTTCATGGCTTTGATCAAAAAGGCTTGCGGGCGTTTGCGGTAACTAACGGTGTCGATCTTGATTACTTTAAAGCAAGGTTTGATAAAGGGGCTGCATGCTACAACATCGTTTTTGTGGGTGTATTGGATTATCAGCCTAATATTGAGGCTGTTCAGTGGTTTGCTACGCAGGTGATGCCACGGATTCGTGATCGTGTACCTGATGCGAAATTTATAGTGGTGGGTAAGCGGCCAGCAGAAGCGGTAAGAGTGCTAGATGGATACATGGGAACGAAAGTCGTGGGTGAGGTTCCAGATGTGCGACCCCATGTATATGATGCGGCCGTGGTCGTTGCTCCGCTGAAAATTGCGCCAGGCGTGCAGAATAAAGTTTTAGAAGCGATGGCAATGCAGCGTGTGGTGGTCTGTTCACCCGAGGCCGCGAAGGGCATTGATGCGATGGTTGGGCGGGATCTGCTCACTGCGGATACTGTTGCTCAGTATGCAGATACGATCACAGGGCTTTTAAGAAATCCAGCTGCACGCGAAGCGATCAGTCAAGCCGCTCGATATCGTGTTGAGATCGGGTACGATTGGCATGCTGTTCTCAATCCGCTCTCACAATATCTAATGCGAAGTGTGCGCCCGAAGGCCAAAAAATCACAGTCTAAACAGGCGATCTCCAAGGTGACGCAAGCAACTCGATTGGCAGCCTAG
- the pyk gene encoding pyruvate kinase codes for MHWRENPFLLTKILATVGPACNTPEKFAEMIKSGVRVARINFSHGSFEDFEQSLNVVREASKQTGIPIGVLGDLCGPKIRTKEFEHGGIVLNSDDSVRIVADESVIGNRCEESGVSTISTNYGLMVDEIKPNERIFINDGAVRLRVNSICGEGKEKYLDCQCIVGGLVSNKKGINLPDSDISTPSVTDWDKECVTWAVKHDLDYLALSFVRTAVDISTLNALLRQHGCDNNGRGGRKHLPIIAKIEKPQAIDDLDRICEKANAVMVARGDLGVEMDMAEVPVIQKKIIARAHDWGKPVIVATQMLQSMINEATPTRAEVSDVAGAIMEGADAVMLSGETAVGRYPLEATAVMARTARITEKEASRERSHQHSKPPKKLQENKRRTPALAHGVSVIVRDLQAKYVVVWTELGGTAQYMSQNRLCVPIIALSADQRTLRQMALFFGVFPMYMDRPNDSQELTAALDKLMLLYAWSDVGEPVVVCQGEPLGTPGITNTIRIHYVGDVQRMDWHDEEEESKQISSDTIAQKILDQ; via the coding sequence ATGCATTGGCGCGAGAACCCATTTTTACTGACGAAGATACTGGCCACAGTTGGCCCTGCTTGTAATACTCCCGAGAAATTCGCGGAGATGATCAAGTCAGGCGTTCGTGTGGCACGGATTAACTTTTCACATGGTAGCTTTGAGGATTTTGAACAATCACTCAATGTGGTCCGTGAGGCTTCCAAACAGACCGGCATTCCAATCGGTGTGCTGGGCGATCTGTGTGGCCCCAAAATCCGAACCAAAGAATTCGAGCATGGCGGCATCGTTCTTAATTCCGATGACTCCGTCCGGATCGTCGCAGATGAGTCCGTGATCGGTAACAGATGCGAAGAATCAGGCGTCTCTACCATATCAACCAATTACGGCTTGATGGTTGACGAGATTAAACCCAACGAACGCATCTTTATTAATGATGGTGCGGTCAGGCTTCGGGTCAATTCGATATGCGGCGAAGGCAAAGAGAAATATCTTGATTGCCAGTGTATCGTTGGCGGCTTGGTTTCAAATAAAAAGGGAATCAACCTCCCCGATTCAGACATCTCAACGCCATCTGTTACGGATTGGGATAAAGAGTGTGTTACATGGGCGGTTAAACATGATCTTGATTACCTGGCGCTTAGCTTCGTCCGTACTGCTGTTGATATCAGTACGCTGAATGCGTTACTGAGACAGCATGGTTGCGATAACAATGGTCGTGGTGGCCGAAAGCATTTACCGATTATTGCAAAGATTGAGAAGCCACAAGCGATTGACGATCTAGATCGCATTTGCGAGAAAGCGAATGCTGTGATGGTTGCACGCGGTGATCTTGGTGTGGAAATGGATATGGCCGAAGTGCCCGTGATCCAGAAGAAAATTATCGCTAGGGCACACGACTGGGGTAAGCCAGTAATCGTGGCAACTCAAATGCTTCAGAGCATGATCAATGAAGCAACGCCGACACGTGCCGAAGTGAGTGATGTTGCCGGCGCGATCATGGAAGGTGCTGATGCTGTCATGCTCAGCGGCGAAACCGCAGTTGGTCGTTATCCACTTGAGGCAACAGCCGTGATGGCGCGCACCGCTCGTATCACTGAAAAAGAAGCAAGCAGGGAACGCAGTCATCAGCATTCGAAACCACCCAAGAAGCTTCAGGAAAATAAACGCCGCACACCAGCACTTGCACACGGTGTTAGTGTAATTGTCAGAGACTTACAAGCGAAGTATGTTGTCGTCTGGACGGAATTAGGCGGTACAGCACAATACATGTCTCAAAATCGTTTGTGTGTGCCAATCATCGCGCTTAGTGCCGATCAACGAACACTTCGGCAGATGGCATTGTTTTTTGGCGTCTTCCCGATGTATATGGATCGACCCAATGATAGTCAGGAGCTGACTGCAGCGCTTGATAAGCTCATGCTCTTGTATGCATGGAGTGATGTCGGTGAGCCAGTTGTCGTCTGTCAGGGGGAACCACTCGGAACTCCCGGTATCACCAATACGATTCGCATTCATTATGTTGGTGATGTGCAACGCATGGATTGGCATGACGAGGAAGAGGAATCAAAACAGATATCCTCTGACACGATTGCTCAAAAAATACTTGATCAATAA